One part of the Vogesella sp. LIG4 genome encodes these proteins:
- a CDS encoding GGDEF domain-containing protein yields MQLLDPFTLYFLLTATLLLLSLLLLLMGHVHPHERSLRFWGVSGLLGVSGVALLMARDVLTPWLGVVAANSLLFASFAGTWLGLAEFQLRPLPWRPAATLWGGFSLLWIVLLFHGDTALRSLLYGPIYLLFAMLTLHELFRVPAHRQRGSYRLVGGIILLLVASYLYRTFYMLQHPVLNPLRNTGLPLQQLLASMLEFAKTLGLLYLVFERMQQRLEQMAMLDALTGLSNRRAFEQQVKALFSQQQHCRHALLMMDLDLFKRINDNHGHQAGDAALQHVAAILKIALPAGSISARLGGEEFAVLLHDVAAAQAWQVAEAVRSQLAASWISAPGQASFQITTSIGLAIRQSPAQSLDALYHDADMALYDAKQRGRNLVCSSLPLYPAATVTEPGKPVAVR; encoded by the coding sequence ATGCAACTGCTGGACCCCTTCACGCTTTACTTCCTGCTGACCGCCACCCTGCTACTGCTGTCCCTGCTGCTGTTGCTGATGGGTCACGTGCATCCGCACGAGCGCTCGCTGCGCTTCTGGGGTGTCAGCGGCCTGCTGGGGGTGTCCGGTGTTGCGCTGCTGATGGCACGCGACGTACTCACACCGTGGCTGGGCGTGGTGGCGGCCAATTCACTGCTGTTTGCCAGCTTTGCCGGCACCTGGCTGGGGCTGGCGGAATTCCAGCTGCGACCGCTGCCGTGGCGGCCCGCCGCCACGCTGTGGGGCGGTTTCAGCCTGCTGTGGATAGTGCTGCTGTTCCATGGCGACACGGCGCTGCGCTCGCTGCTGTACGGCCCGATCTACCTGCTGTTTGCCATGCTGACGCTGCATGAGCTGTTCCGCGTGCCAGCGCACCGGCAGCGCGGCAGCTACCGGCTGGTGGGCGGCATCATCCTGCTGCTGGTGGCAAGCTACCTGTACCGTACCTTTTATATGCTGCAGCACCCGGTGCTCAACCCGCTGCGCAACACCGGCCTGCCGCTGCAGCAGCTGCTTGCCAGCATGCTGGAGTTCGCCAAGACGCTTGGGCTGCTCTACCTGGTGTTCGAGCGCATGCAGCAGCGGCTGGAGCAGATGGCGATGCTGGACGCGCTGACCGGCCTGAGCAACCGCCGCGCCTTCGAGCAGCAGGTGAAGGCGCTGTTCAGCCAGCAGCAGCACTGCCGCCATGCGCTGCTGATGATGGACCTGGACCTGTTCAAGCGCATCAACGACAACCATGGCCACCAGGCAGGTGATGCTGCATTGCAACACGTTGCCGCCATCCTCAAAATCGCCCTGCCGGCCGGCAGCATCAGCGCCCGGCTGGGTGGCGAGGAGTTCGCAGTGCTGCTGCACGATGTTGCCGCCGCCCAGGCCTGGCAAGTGGCGGAGGCGGTGCGCAGCCAGTTGGCCGCAAGCTGGATCAGCGCGCCGGGCCAGGCGTCCTTCCAGATCACCACCAGCATCGGCCTGGCCATCCGCCAGAGCCCGGCACAAAGCCTGGATGCGCTCTATCATGACGCGGACATGGCGCTGTATGATGCCAAGCAGCGCGGCCGCAACCTGGTATGCAGCAGCCTGCCGCTGTATCCGGCGGCCACGGTAACTGAACCCGGCAAACCGGTCGCAGTCAGATAG